GCGGCTCGTCGACGTCGTCGTAGCGGCGGTTCCACAGCACGGCCCACAGCGCGTCGTGCGTCTCCGCCGCGACGGCGTGGTCTTGGGTCATCGTCTCGAGGACCGCCCGGACGCTGGAGCGGCGGTACCGCGGCGTCGTCACGCTTGCCCGGTTCTTACCGGACCCGAGCGGTCCCCGTCCGCTCGCGTCCGATTTCGGTTAATCCGGCTTGGCGAAGGCGACGATCGTGTTCTCGGCGCGGCAGTTCGTCCAGAACTTCGTCCCGTCGAAGCCCAGGCTGCGCGCCGCGAAGCCGATCGAGGCCAGCTCGTGGACTTCCGGCTGCTCCTTGCGCGCGTCCAGGCACAGCAGCCGGTAGTCTTCGCTCTCCCGGCTCTCGGTCGTCACCAGGTAGAAGCGGCCGGCGACGATCACCATCCCCGTGATCTGGCGCGGCACGGGGATCGTGCGCAGCACCGTGCCGAGCGCGTCGAGCTCGAGGATGACCTGATTGTCGCGCTGGCTCAAGTACAGCCGGTCGCCGTCGTAGGCGATGAACGAGCCGGTCTGGTCGGGGCAAGGGATCGCGTCCGACTTGAAGTGCTTGCCCATGATGTACCGTCGTATGAAACGGTCGTCGTTCTCGTCACCGACGACGACGCGCAGCGCGTCGCCCGTCACGGTGATCCCGTATGGCCTGCCCGGTGCGGTCGCCTCTTCGAAGACCCGGCCTTGCTGCCGATTCAGGCCGTAGATGCGGTTGGTCTCGAAGGAGGCGATCCAGAGGTCCGTCCCGTCGCACGCAAGCCCCATCGGGGCGGGGCAGGGGGCGGGAATCCGGACGAGCTCCTCGATCGTCGAGAGCGTCTGATTCATGTGCCGCGTCCTTTCCCGCAACGCCCCGCGGGCTCCCGGCGCCCGGCGGCGAAAACGGGGCGCCGGGATGGCGAAGTTCTGTTTTGTGATCCACCCGCTCTCGTTCGAGGACGTGGTGCGCTACGAGCCCGGCGCGAAGGGCAAGGGCAAGCCGATCATCGCGAAGATCCTGGAGTGGATGCCGGCCTGGGCGGCGGCCCACGTGACCGGGATCCGCACCCCCGACGGCCGCGAGACCGAGGGCTGGTTCGTCGCCGCGCCGCTGCTGCCGCAGCAGATGCTGGACTTTCCGCGCGAGCAGGTCTACGAGCGGATTCTCAAGGCGATTCGGATCGGCGCCGACTTGGGCGCCGACGTCGCGGGGCTCGGCGCGTTCACCGGCGTCGTCGGCGACGGGGGCGTGACGGTCGCCGAGCGCGCGCCGATCCCGGTCACCACCGGGAACTCCCTCACGATCGCCGCCGGCGTGCGCAGCTTGTTCCGCGGCGCGAGCGAGATGGGAATCGACGCGCGCAGCGCGACCGCGGTGGTGGTCGGCGCGACCGGCTCGATCGGCGGTGCGTGCGTCGAGCTGATCGCGCCGCACGTCGGCCGCGTCATCTTGGTGGCGCGCAACGAGACGCGGCTGCGGAAGTTCTACGACGGCGTGCGCGAGCGGCTGCCGTGCGAGTCGTCGTTCACCACCGAGATCGGCGAAGCGGTGCGCAGCGCGGACCTGGTGCTGACGGCGACGTCGTCGACGCAGGACGTGATCGAGCCGGAAGATCTGCGCGCCGGCGCGGTCGTGTGCGAGCTGTCGCTTCCGCACGACGTGAGCCGGCGGGTCGCGGTGGAGCGGCCCGACGTGCTGGTCGTCGAAGGCGGAAACATGCGCGTCCCGGGGGAGATGCGCTGGTGGCGGATGCGCGAGGCGGGCGAAGAGTTCGACATGGGGCTGCCGCGCGGGACCGCGCTGGCCTGCATGTCGGAGACGATGGTGCTCGCGCTCGAGAACCGCTGCGAGCCGTACACGCTGGGCCGCGGGATCGACATCGCCAAAGTGCGCGAGATCGACGCGTT
The Candidatus Eremiobacterota bacterium genome window above contains:
- a CDS encoding shikimate dehydrogenase — translated: MAKFCFVIHPLSFEDVVRYEPGAKGKGKPIIAKILEWMPAWAAAHVTGIRTPDGRETEGWFVAAPLLPQQMLDFPREQVYERILKAIRIGADLGADVAGLGAFTGVVGDGGVTVAERAPIPVTTGNSLTIAAGVRSLFRGASEMGIDARSATAVVVGATGSIGGACVELIAPHVGRVILVARNETRLRKFYDGVRERLPCESSFTTEIGEAVRSADLVLTATSSTQDVIEPEDLRAGAVVCELSLPHDVSRRVAVERPDVLVVEGGNMRVPGEMRWWRMREAGEEFDMGLPRGTALACMSETMVLALENRCEPYTLGRGIDIAKVREIDALAEKDGFSLADMRAFDLPISREQLARTRAAAEERRAASA